Proteins encoded by one window of Methanomassiliicoccales archaeon:
- a CDS encoding flippase, translated as MIRVLARKSLLILMVRLTSQVLSFIALLFITRYLGTDVYGSITFSFAIVATFNCVSDLGFNAANTKRISEGKDVDDCFSTFAVIKVVMTGLMALLTLVIVLIYTTFLGRGLSDTSVQLLLIFIGYYVLYDLAGIAIYTFDARMETAKSQIIQLMDPIIRVPIVLFVALNRMSVYSLAIAFLIGAAAVFVGSVFLLLRSGIKWKRPTLFRQYIIFAAPLAIASILSVVWGNVDKIILGFFGTKVDLALYNSGLSLMTILTSVGAGVGIVTFPLFSKHFSEGRLDLIREKTAEAERYISMIVMPLATVVIVFPFAVASILLGSNFTLAGGPLQIVVISTTLGLMTQAYTSQLSAINRNDMYLRITIISLVLNSVLLAILVPSSILGVGLFGLSYMGAAYAGLVTTITVVAFTRATVRRLTHTRSNPRILIHISAAILSGLLLWSLSYAVLPVNHILELIVYSLLSFGFFFGFLAIFKEFSKKDLDYILEVINLKKMWRYIITELRGN; from the coding sequence GTGATTAGAGTGCTTGCAAGGAAATCTTTGCTGATCCTGATGGTAAGGCTTACATCCCAAGTGTTGTCCTTCATCGCTCTCCTTTTCATAACGAGATACCTCGGTACCGACGTTTATGGAAGCATCACTTTTAGTTTTGCGATCGTTGCCACATTCAACTGCGTGTCGGACCTGGGGTTCAATGCCGCGAACACCAAACGCATTTCGGAAGGTAAGGATGTTGATGATTGTTTCAGCACTTTTGCGGTGATCAAAGTTGTCATGACTGGGTTGATGGCATTATTGACCCTGGTTATAGTTCTCATTTATACCACATTTCTTGGGAGAGGTCTCTCGGATACCTCCGTTCAGCTCCTTTTGATCTTCATTGGTTATTATGTCCTCTATGACCTCGCTGGGATTGCCATATATACATTTGATGCAAGAATGGAGACGGCAAAATCCCAAATTATCCAGTTGATGGACCCGATAATTCGTGTTCCTATCGTCTTATTCGTTGCGCTGAATCGCATGAGCGTCTATTCTCTTGCCATTGCGTTTCTGATCGGGGCAGCCGCGGTATTTGTTGGTTCGGTCTTCTTGCTTCTTCGCTCTGGAATAAAATGGAAGAGGCCTACTCTCTTTCGCCAATACATCATCTTTGCAGCACCACTTGCGATAGCCTCGATTCTGTCAGTGGTGTGGGGCAATGTCGACAAGATCATACTAGGATTCTTCGGAACAAAGGTGGACCTGGCACTTTACAACTCGGGCCTCTCCCTAATGACCATTCTGACCAGTGTGGGTGCGGGAGTTGGAATAGTCACATTCCCTCTCTTTTCGAAGCATTTCTCTGAAGGTCGTTTGGACTTGATAAGGGAAAAGACTGCGGAAGCGGAGCGATACATCTCCATGATAGTCATGCCGCTGGCCACTGTGGTGATTGTCTTCCCATTTGCAGTTGCTTCGATATTGCTCGGAAGTAACTTCACCTTAGCCGGGGGCCCTCTGCAAATTGTCGTAATATCGACCACGTTGGGACTGATGACCCAGGCATACACAAGCCAGCTGAGCGCCATCAATAGGAACGATATGTACCTGAGGATAACCATAATCAGCCTTGTGCTCAATTCAGTGCTGCTTGCCATATTGGTGCCCAGTAGTATCTTAGGCGTCGGTCTATTCGGCCTATCATACATGGGGGCTGCCTATGCTGGCCTGGTGACAACGATAACGGTAGTGGCCTTCACTAGAGCTACAGTAAGGAGACTTACCCATACCCGTTCCAATCCCAGAATATTGATACACATCAGTGCGGCCATTCTATCTGGACTGCTCTTATGGTCGCTCAGCTATGCCGTCTTGCCGGTAAATCATATTCTTGAGCTCATAGTGTACAGCCTGTTGAGCTTCGGATTCTTTTTTGGATTTCTGGCAATATTCAAGGAATTCTCAAAGAAAGATCTGGATTACATCCTAGAGGTCATTAACCTCAAGAAGATGTGGAGATACATAATCACCGAGCTCCGTGGAAATTGA
- a CDS encoding glycosyltransferase family A protein, whose product MNIRMTKPVPGVTFTTTLIIEHMNPHHLEGHVLTSIGVYVLSYNRPQYLREAIDSVLAQQRPADRIVVLDNGSDPGVKESISAELDKGVIWVGADHNHSSIWNHARVFELAQEDLFYLMHDDDRLLPNFLSTQVDYMERNPEVIASGCNGFRIGPEGNRDGRYVREKGGKSVERYPDSASMAELYSRSYIPFPSIVYRNGFPQKIGLEERYGQLADAVFLVLLAGQGPVVFLDEELMEYRMHASQDSKELNEDQYRMKEAFLIDCTKDHPQYSGKVVKRVRSNQTRRWMERILSAAIVHRSLKAAKLQLISSKPSRIDILTLVSIVLFPERYLRKVLDRRDRCY is encoded by the coding sequence ATGAACATAAGAATGACCAAACCAGTCCCTGGTGTTACATTCACCACAACGTTGATAATCGAACACATGAATCCTCACCACCTGGAAGGGCATGTTTTGACATCGATAGGGGTCTATGTTCTATCATACAACCGGCCACAGTACCTCCGGGAGGCGATCGATTCCGTGTTGGCACAACAAAGGCCAGCGGACAGGATCGTCGTCCTGGACAATGGGAGCGATCCGGGTGTGAAAGAATCGATATCGGCTGAACTGGACAAAGGTGTCATCTGGGTGGGGGCGGACCATAATCATTCGTCCATATGGAACCATGCCCGGGTGTTTGAGCTTGCCCAAGAGGACCTCTTCTACCTGATGCACGACGACGACCGGCTTCTACCCAATTTCCTTTCCACCCAGGTGGATTATATGGAGAGAAACCCTGAGGTCATCGCCTCCGGCTGCAACGGTTTTCGCATCGGTCCTGAAGGGAACAGGGATGGCAGGTATGTCCGAGAAAAGGGCGGGAAATCGGTCGAAAGATATCCGGACTCCGCTTCGATGGCCGAGCTCTATTCCCGTTCTTACATACCTTTTCCCTCGATCGTTTATCGGAACGGGTTCCCTCAGAAAATTGGATTGGAAGAACGATACGGTCAGTTGGCGGACGCGGTCTTCTTGGTTCTATTGGCCGGTCAAGGTCCGGTAGTATTCCTGGATGAGGAGCTGATGGAGTACCGGATGCATGCCAGTCAGGACTCGAAGGAGCTTAATGAGGATCAGTATCGGATGAAGGAAGCGTTCTTGATCGATTGCACGAAAGACCACCCACAATACTCCGGAAAGGTGGTTAAAAGGGTCAGGTCGAACCAGACGAGAAGGTGGATGGAAAGAATCCTGTCAGCCGCCATAGTGCACCGTTCTCTCAAGGCGGCCAAGTTACAATTGATCAGCTCCAAACCATCCAGAATAGATATCCTGACCCTGGTCAGCATCGTATTGTTCCCGGAGCGTTATCTAAGAAAGGTCCTTGACCGCCGTGACCGATGCTATTGA
- a CDS encoding nucleotide sugar dehydrogenase, giving the protein MVNEKVAVVGIGYVGLPLACVLAESGFRTTGIDVDKDRVDLVNSGKCPIVGEEPGLPELLKKVILAGSLKASSKPEDLAGCDAVFVCVDTPIDKDKKPRLEILRSAVTTVGRSMKKGSLISIESTLPPGTMKNVVIPILEKESGLRVGRDFLLCHCPERVMPGKLLNNMRKVERVLGGFDSESIKRGAYFYSRIVQAEIHPSDLLSAEISKTSENAYRDVQIAFANEVALLCEKLGADAFEVRRLVNTCPSRDMHIPGSGVGGHCLPKDSWLLLSGAPDNTARVIPYAREVNESMPHHVAELAKGVMTKAKVTAARPRVAIMGLAFLRDSDDVRESPAIKIIDDLVGEFELIVHDPFVKNPYKVEMTRDLEAALGGADCAVFVTDHTAYRTLDLQKVKRLMRTPAIVDGRNIFNQNDAQRNGLVYAGVGKGPI; this is encoded by the coding sequence ATGGTTAACGAAAAGGTCGCGGTGGTCGGAATCGGGTATGTCGGTCTACCGCTGGCTTGTGTTCTGGCGGAGAGCGGTTTCAGGACGACCGGGATCGACGTTGACAAGGATCGCGTTGACCTGGTCAACTCCGGAAAATGCCCCATAGTGGGAGAGGAACCGGGATTGCCAGAACTCCTTAAGAAGGTCATCCTTGCCGGCAGTCTCAAAGCATCGTCGAAGCCCGAGGACCTGGCAGGGTGCGATGCGGTGTTCGTCTGCGTGGATACACCCATCGACAAGGACAAGAAACCAAGGCTGGAAATACTAAGGTCAGCCGTCACCACCGTTGGCCGTTCGATGAAGAAGGGATCGCTCATCTCCATTGAATCGACATTGCCCCCTGGAACGATGAAGAACGTCGTGATCCCCATCCTGGAGAAGGAATCCGGCCTGCGCGTCGGCAGGGATTTCCTCCTGTGCCACTGCCCCGAAAGGGTCATGCCGGGAAAGCTGCTAAACAACATGAGAAAGGTGGAGCGGGTCCTGGGCGGGTTTGATTCGGAATCGATCAAGAGAGGGGCTTACTTCTATTCCCGCATCGTCCAAGCGGAGATACACCCTTCAGACCTTCTATCGGCAGAGATCTCCAAGACCTCAGAGAATGCCTACCGTGACGTTCAGATCGCGTTCGCGAACGAAGTTGCTCTGCTCTGCGAGAAGCTTGGTGCGGATGCCTTCGAGGTACGCCGATTGGTCAACACATGCCCTTCCCGGGATATGCACATCCCCGGTTCCGGGGTGGGCGGCCACTGCCTTCCAAAGGACTCCTGGCTGCTGCTGAGCGGAGCTCCTGACAACACTGCAAGGGTCATCCCTTATGCCAGGGAGGTCAACGAATCGATGCCGCACCACGTCGCCGAGCTGGCCAAAGGAGTGATGACCAAGGCGAAGGTCACCGCGGCCAGGCCGAGGGTGGCGATCATGGGGCTGGCATTCCTGCGTGACTCCGATGATGTGAGGGAATCTCCGGCGATCAAGATCATCGATGACCTGGTGGGTGAGTTCGAGCTCATCGTGCATGACCCGTTCGTCAAGAACCCGTACAAGGTAGAAATGACCAGGGACCTGGAGGCGGCGCTGGGGGGAGCGGACTGCGCTGTGTTCGTGACCGACCACACCGCCTATCGTACGCTCGATCTGCAAAAAGTGAAAAGGCTGATGCGCACTCCAGCCATCGTAGACGGCCGAAACATTTTCAACCAGAACGATGCGCAGCGCAACGGCCTCGTCTACGCCGGGGTTGGAAAGGGTCCTATCTGA
- a CDS encoding GntG family PLP-dependent aldolase, with the protein MKTIDLRSDTVTLPTKEMIDSISIDGLGDDVEREDSIVNELQDIAAKMFGAEDALLVPSGTGGNLIAMLAHCQRGDEIILEQDAHMYYYEVGGMSALVGAIPRLVKGHHGVFTGDQVREAVRSPDPLHYPPSKLVEIENTHNRAGGCVWTPRQMEDVARAAHELGMKVHVDGARIFNAAIALDIDPKEFMRHADSLDFCLSKGLASPVGSIMLGSKEYIESCRRFRKMVGGGMRQAGIIAAPGIVALTKMVSRLKEDHVNAKRLALALIGFDGIDIDMESVQTNIVIADVSGTGMNAEEFVEKCRKNGILIFSFGPQSVRFVTHYGIESNDINETVLRLEAMLR; encoded by the coding sequence ATGAAGACCATAGACCTGCGGAGCGATACGGTCACCCTGCCTACGAAGGAAATGATAGATTCAATATCCATCGATGGACTGGGAGACGACGTCGAACGCGAGGACTCGATCGTAAACGAGCTTCAGGACATTGCTGCCAAGATGTTCGGGGCGGAGGACGCTCTGCTGGTGCCGTCCGGCACCGGAGGCAATCTGATCGCCATGCTGGCGCATTGCCAGCGGGGTGATGAGATCATCCTTGAGCAGGATGCTCACATGTATTATTACGAGGTAGGCGGAATGTCCGCCCTCGTGGGCGCGATCCCCCGGCTTGTGAAGGGTCACCATGGGGTTTTCACCGGGGACCAGGTACGTGAGGCGGTCCGCTCTCCAGATCCGCTCCATTATCCGCCCTCCAAGCTGGTGGAGATCGAGAACACCCATAACCGGGCTGGCGGTTGCGTCTGGACACCGCGTCAGATGGAGGATGTGGCCAGAGCAGCCCATGAGCTGGGAATGAAAGTACACGTCGACGGTGCTCGCATATTCAACGCCGCGATCGCGCTGGATATAGACCCCAAAGAGTTCATGAGGCATGCGGACAGCCTCGACTTCTGTCTATCAAAGGGATTGGCATCCCCGGTGGGCTCCATCATGCTGGGCAGCAAGGAGTATATCGAAAGCTGCCGCCGCTTCCGAAAGATGGTGGGCGGGGGGATGAGGCAGGCCGGCATAATCGCAGCGCCGGGCATAGTCGCGCTGACCAAGATGGTGTCCCGATTGAAGGAGGACCACGTCAACGCGAAAAGACTGGCTCTGGCCTTGATCGGGTTTGACGGCATCGACATAGACATGGAATCGGTGCAGACCAACATTGTGATCGCGGACGTATCCGGCACCGGAATGAATGCCGAGGAGTTCGTGGAGAAATGCAGGAAGAACGGCATCCTGATATTCTCATTCGGTCCCCAGAGCGTCCGGTTCGTGACCCACTACGGGATCGAATCCAACGACATCAATGAAACGGTCTTGCGGTTGGAAGCGATGCTCAGATAG
- a CDS encoding Gfo/Idh/MocA family oxidoreductase, whose amino-acid sequence MKVGVIGVGAMGQNHARVYSEIAELVGVTDAISEQATKVAARLGTRSYSSVDALLEDVDAVSICTPTSYHFDTAMKAIHKGKHLLVEKPFTGDSVKAAEICKVAEEKNVTIASGFIERCNPIVAVAKETLEAGKIGKIISLASRRVSSFPARIRDVGVVMDLGIHDVDVMRHITSSDVRSVYAVGGKFANPLFEDYANLLMEFENGAVGFLEVNWLTPMKVRKVSFTCSGGFVQMDYTDQSLEVSTSKVGNMDQSDMFRIPLEYDVRKISVKKEEPLKTELTRFLEAALSGGIPAAGGVDAVQNLKVCEAALESLKTHGKVMV is encoded by the coding sequence ATGAAGGTCGGGGTCATCGGCGTGGGGGCCATGGGCCAGAACCACGCCCGGGTCTATTCGGAGATCGCTGAGCTGGTCGGTGTAACGGACGCGATCTCGGAGCAGGCCACCAAGGTGGCGGCCCGGCTTGGAACGAGATCATATTCGAGCGTTGACGCCCTCCTTGAGGATGTCGACGCGGTCAGCATCTGCACTCCCACCTCTTATCATTTTGACACCGCCATGAAGGCGATCCACAAAGGAAAGCACCTGCTGGTGGAAAAACCGTTCACCGGTGATTCGGTGAAGGCCGCTGAGATATGCAAGGTCGCAGAAGAGAAGAATGTCACCATCGCCTCCGGTTTCATCGAACGCTGCAACCCGATAGTGGCGGTGGCAAAGGAGACCCTGGAAGCGGGCAAGATCGGGAAGATCATCTCGCTGGCTTCCCGTCGGGTCTCGTCCTTCCCGGCCAGGATCAGGGACGTGGGAGTGGTCATGGACCTCGGGATCCATGATGTCGATGTCATGAGGCACATAACTTCCTCGGACGTCAGGTCCGTCTATGCCGTCGGCGGGAAGTTCGCCAATCCTCTGTTCGAGGACTATGCCAACCTGCTCATGGAGTTCGAGAACGGTGCGGTTGGATTTCTGGAGGTCAACTGGCTTACCCCGATGAAGGTCCGTAAGGTATCATTCACCTGTTCCGGGGGATTTGTGCAGATGGACTATACCGATCAGAGCCTTGAGGTCTCAACGTCCAAGGTCGGCAACATGGACCAGAGCGACATGTTCCGTATCCCTCTGGAATATGATGTGAGGAAGATCAGTGTCAAGAAGGAAGAGCCATTGAAGACCGAATTGACACGCTTCCTGGAAGCGGCCCTATCCGGCGGGATACCGGCCGCAGGCGGTGTCGACGCCGTACAGAACCTGAAGGTATGCGAAGCGGCCCTGGAGTCGCTGAAGACTCACGGAAAAGTGATGGTCTGA
- a CDS encoding methytransferase partner Trm112 yields MKRDLLDILACPACKAHPLELTVEKEEGKEIVQGKLKCPKCGRTYPIERSIPNMLVKD; encoded by the coding sequence ATGAAGCGAGACCTGCTGGACATATTGGCCTGCCCCGCCTGCAAGGCGCACCCGCTCGAACTGACCGTCGAGAAAGAGGAAGGAAAGGAGATCGTGCAAGGCAAGTTGAAGTGCCCCAAATGCGGGAGGACCTACCCTATCGAGAGATCGATCCCGAACATGCTGGTCAAGGATTAG
- a CDS encoding pyridoxal phosphate-dependent aminotransferase, producing the protein MVAKRMSNVPESGTVKMGNLVSRLKAEGADIISFNMGEPDFHTPSNITEACVRGLEEHFTHYTPSAGIPELRKAVAERLNRINHIPCKDRHVLITPTKQAIFMTMLAMVEEGDEVIVPDPEWGTFDACARLAGATVKYATLDPDEQYRMTPERVMAMVSPRTKLIVINSPSNPCGAVLEESDVKGIADIAKDHNISVLTDEIYERLVFEGSNHSIASLPGMFERTITIGGMSKTYAMTGWRLGWAIAPDPIFKELNKLQTQSITCVTSFVQYAGVEALNGPQDSVEEMIHEFKARRDLIYELMSDIPSLHCDKPRGAFYLFPSFDQNMSSEEMATYLLEKAHVAVTPGIAFGPAGEGKIRISYAASRDEITEGMNRIRKALAKL; encoded by the coding sequence ATGGTAGCCAAAAGGATGAGCAACGTCCCTGAGTCCGGAACGGTCAAGATGGGCAATCTGGTCAGCAGGTTGAAGGCGGAGGGGGCGGACATCATCTCATTCAACATGGGCGAACCCGATTTTCATACGCCATCTAACATCACCGAGGCATGCGTGAGAGGGCTGGAAGAACACTTCACCCATTATACTCCTTCTGCCGGCATCCCTGAGCTTCGTAAGGCGGTGGCCGAACGGTTGAACAGGATCAACCACATCCCTTGTAAGGACAGGCATGTATTGATCACTCCGACCAAGCAGGCCATATTCATGACCATGCTGGCAATGGTGGAGGAGGGGGACGAGGTCATCGTACCCGACCCTGAGTGGGGAACGTTCGATGCCTGCGCCAGACTGGCCGGTGCGACGGTAAAATACGCTACGTTAGACCCGGACGAACAATACCGGATGACCCCGGAGAGGGTGATGGCCATGGTCTCGCCGAGGACCAAGCTCATCGTCATCAATTCCCCGTCCAATCCATGCGGTGCCGTTCTGGAGGAATCCGACGTCAAAGGCATCGCGGACATAGCCAAGGACCACAACATCTCCGTCCTGACGGACGAGATCTATGAAAGGCTCGTCTTCGAGGGGAGTAACCATTCGATAGCCTCTCTCCCGGGCATGTTCGAACGGACCATCACCATCGGCGGCATGTCCAAGACCTATGCGATGACCGGCTGGCGCCTGGGATGGGCCATCGCTCCAGATCCGATCTTCAAAGAGCTGAACAAGCTCCAGACCCAATCCATAACCTGCGTGACGTCGTTCGTTCAATACGCCGGCGTCGAGGCCCTGAACGGACCGCAGGATTCGGTCGAGGAGATGATCCATGAGTTCAAGGCCCGCCGGGACCTGATCTACGAGCTCATGTCGGATATCCCATCTCTGCACTGCGATAAGCCCAGAGGTGCTTTCTACCTCTTCCCATCATTCGACCAGAACATGAGCTCCGAGGAAATGGCCACCTATCTGCTGGAGAAAGCACACGTGGCGGTCACTCCAGGAATAGCGTTCGGACCGGCCGGTGAGGGAAAGATAAGGATCTCCTACGCCGCCAGCAGGGATGAGATCACAGAGGGTATGAACCGGATAAGGAAGGCGCTGGCAAAGCTCTGA
- the pdxS gene encoding pyridoxal 5'-phosphate synthase lyase subunit PdxS — MVFDLDLSKLRFGTELVKRGFAKMQQGGVVMDVTNAEQAGIAEEAGAVAVMALERVPADIRAQGGVARMADPVKIEEIMEAVTIPVMAKCRIGHFVEAQVLETLNVDMIDESEVLTPADPFYHVDKKKFTVPFVCGARDLGEALRRIDEGAAMIRTKGEPGTGNVIEAVRHQRMVMGQIRELRGKDETEMVAVARKIEAPIYLVKEVAAIQRLPVINFAAGGIATPADAALMMQLGTDGVFVGSGIFKSNNPTERAKAIVDAVTNFDDPKVIAEVSKGLGEAMKGIEISTIKPEDRMQERGW, encoded by the coding sequence ATGGTATTCGATTTGGACCTCAGCAAGCTCCGGTTCGGCACGGAGCTGGTCAAGAGAGGATTCGCGAAGATGCAACAGGGCGGGGTCGTCATGGACGTGACGAACGCCGAGCAGGCGGGGATCGCCGAGGAAGCTGGCGCAGTGGCCGTTATGGCGCTCGAGCGCGTTCCTGCGGATATCCGTGCTCAAGGAGGAGTGGCCCGCATGGCAGACCCGGTCAAGATAGAGGAGATCATGGAAGCGGTCACCATCCCGGTCATGGCCAAGTGCCGTATCGGACATTTCGTTGAGGCACAGGTGCTCGAGACGCTCAACGTCGACATGATCGACGAATCGGAAGTGCTCACGCCTGCTGACCCGTTCTACCATGTCGACAAGAAGAAGTTCACTGTACCATTCGTTTGCGGGGCCAGGGACCTGGGCGAGGCCTTGAGGCGCATCGATGAGGGCGCGGCTATGATCCGCACCAAGGGCGAGCCCGGCACCGGTAACGTCATCGAGGCCGTCCGTCACCAGCGCATGGTAATGGGCCAGATACGGGAGCTGAGGGGAAAGGACGAGACCGAAATGGTGGCCGTCGCCCGCAAGATAGAGGCGCCGATCTACCTGGTGAAAGAGGTCGCCGCGATACAGAGGCTGCCGGTCATCAACTTCGCCGCTGGCGGTATCGCTACTCCGGCCGACGCTGCATTGATGATGCAGCTCGGGACCGACGGTGTCTTCGTCGGATCGGGCATATTCAAGTCGAACAACCCGACGGAAAGGGCGAAGGCGATCGTGGATGCGGTCACCAACTTCGACGACCCAAAGGTCATCGCAGAGGTGTCGAAGGGACTGGGGGAGGCGATGAAAGGCATCGAGATCTCCACCATCAAGCCGGAAGATAGAATGCAGGAGCGGGGCTGGTAA
- a CDS encoding formate--phosphoribosylaminoimidazolecarboxamide ligase, with protein MVPKNKIHKILSEYDKDKITIATLCSHSSLQIFNGAKKEGFKTLGLAIRDNNRFYDAFPLAKPDEILKLNSYSELVDNYDEFLARNVIVVPHGSFVEYMSANKFEEMPIPTFGNRKVLAWESDRTKMREWLESAGISMPRVIEDPKMIDRPVLVKYNGAKGGRGFFIAKDYPDFKLGIDMEQPYTIQEYVLGTRYYLHFFYSPIKTDGYRVSEGSVELMSMDRRDESNVDEMYKLGAAEELKRLGYYPTFVVTGNVSVVLRESLLPKVFEMGERVIQRSYELFGGMIGPFCLESIVTDKLEFKVFEISSRIVAGSNPFVSGSPYSDLVEPEMSTGRRISREIKVARDTGTLEKVIS; from the coding sequence ATGGTTCCCAAGAACAAGATTCACAAGATTCTCAGCGAGTACGACAAGGACAAGATCACCATTGCTACCTTGTGCTCACACTCCTCTCTCCAAATTTTCAACGGGGCGAAAAAGGAGGGATTCAAGACCCTTGGCCTGGCCATCCGGGACAATAACCGATTCTACGACGCCTTCCCGCTCGCCAAGCCAGACGAGATCCTCAAGCTCAACAGCTACAGCGAGCTGGTGGACAATTACGATGAGTTCCTGGCCAGGAACGTCATCGTGGTCCCGCACGGTTCGTTCGTCGAGTATATGAGCGCAAACAAGTTCGAGGAGATGCCCATCCCCACGTTCGGTAACCGGAAGGTGCTTGCCTGGGAATCGGACCGGACCAAGATGAGGGAATGGCTGGAGTCAGCCGGAATTTCCATGCCCCGGGTCATCGAGGACCCCAAGATGATCGACCGGCCGGTGTTGGTGAAGTACAACGGTGCCAAGGGAGGTCGCGGTTTCTTCATCGCCAAGGATTACCCCGACTTCAAGCTGGGCATCGACATGGAGCAGCCCTACACCATCCAGGAGTACGTCCTGGGCACCAGGTATTACCTGCACTTCTTCTACTCCCCGATCAAGACCGACGGATACCGCGTTTCGGAAGGCTCGGTCGAGCTGATGTCGATGGACCGCCGTGACGAATCCAACGTGGATGAAATGTACAAGCTGGGCGCCGCCGAGGAGCTGAAGCGGCTCGGTTACTATCCGACGTTCGTGGTCACGGGCAACGTGTCGGTGGTGCTGCGCGAGTCCCTGCTGCCGAAAGTGTTCGAGATGGGCGAAAGGGTCATCCAGCGCTCCTACGAGCTGTTCGGCGGCATGATCGGTCCGTTCTGTCTGGAATCGATCGTCACGGACAAGCTGGAGTTCAAGGTGTTCGAGATATCATCCCGAATAGTGGCTGGCTCGAACCCGTTCGTATCCGGATCGCCCTACTCGGACCTGGTCGAGCCGGAGATGAGCACCGGCAGGCGCATCAGCCGTGAGATAAAGGTGGCCAGGGACACCGGGACTCTCGAAAAAGTGATCTCATGA
- a CDS encoding glycerol dehydrogenase — protein sequence MKNREVAWRVFAGEFSSSRVEIKGEGEKMPSYVVSPLGAMMNRVFVVGVLTDIENIGSNEPFWRARISDPTGTFYLSSGQYQPEATMALSKIQPPKFVAVVGKIRTYSPEEGTMYVSIRPEKVTVVDIALRDYWVMETCKATLRRISAMEEAKKMSTPSVDELVKLGYGQALAEGVVKSIEAYGEVDLANYRNMAVDALKFLMPEQHTGVDLPDMNSDAPEEIDDEVVTDPEAQQTQEDKEKVVLALVEQLDKGGKGAPWDEIVAEAKKSGIEREELDEISNSLLDKGLVYEPVLGKMKVI from the coding sequence GTGAAGAACAGGGAAGTTGCCTGGAGGGTGTTCGCCGGAGAGTTCAGCTCTTCACGCGTGGAGATAAAGGGAGAGGGCGAGAAGATGCCGTCGTACGTCGTCTCTCCGTTGGGCGCCATGATGAACCGGGTGTTCGTGGTGGGCGTTCTGACCGACATCGAGAACATCGGCTCCAACGAACCGTTTTGGCGGGCCAGGATATCGGACCCGACGGGCACGTTCTACCTGTCCTCGGGACAGTACCAGCCCGAGGCGACCATGGCGCTGTCGAAGATCCAACCCCCTAAGTTCGTGGCCGTCGTCGGCAAGATCCGGACATATTCGCCGGAGGAGGGGACGATGTATGTTTCGATACGTCCGGAGAAGGTCACCGTGGTGGACATTGCACTTAGGGACTACTGGGTGATGGAGACCTGCAAGGCGACCCTTCGCCGCATCTCGGCCATGGAGGAAGCGAAAAAAATGTCCACACCGTCCGTCGACGAGCTGGTCAAACTTGGCTATGGACAGGCGCTGGCAGAAGGCGTGGTCAAGAGCATCGAGGCCTACGGCGAGGTAGACCTGGCGAACTACCGCAACATGGCGGTCGACGCGCTCAAGTTCCTGATGCCGGAGCAACACACCGGCGTGGACCTGCCGGATATGAACAGCGATGCACCGGAGGAGATCGACGACGAGGTGGTCACCGACCCGGAAGCCCAGCAGACCCAGGAGGACAAGGAGAAGGTCGTCCTGGCCCTGGTGGAGCAGCTGGACAAGGGCGGCAAGGGCGCGCCTTGGGATGAGATCGTGGCCGAGGCAAAGAAGTCGGGCATCGAACGGGAGGAACTGGACGAGATCTCGAACTCACTCCTGGACAAGGGCCTGGTCTACGAACCGGTGCTGGGCAAGATGAAGGTCATCTGA